A DNA window from Streptomyces sp. 71268 contains the following coding sequences:
- the rsmI gene encoding 16S rRNA (cytidine(1402)-2'-O)-methyltransferase produces MSGTLVLAGTPIGDPADAPPRLAAELVAAEVIAAEDTRRLRRLTQALDVRPTARVVSYFEGNESARTPDLVAALEGGARVLLVTDAGMPSVSDPGYRLVAAAVERDITVTAVPGPSAVLTALAVSGLPVDRFCFEGFPPRKAGERLSRLREVAAERRTLVYFESPHRVAETLRAMAEVFGADRRAAVCRELTKTYEEVKRGSLAELAAWAAGDVRGEITLVVEGAPEPGPQDLTPAELARRVAVREEEAGERRKEAIAAVAAETGLPKREVFDAVVAAKNAG; encoded by the coding sequence GTGAGCGGAACACTCGTACTCGCAGGGACCCCGATCGGCGACCCGGCCGACGCGCCGCCGCGGCTGGCCGCGGAGCTGGTCGCGGCCGAGGTGATCGCGGCCGAGGACACCCGACGGCTGCGCCGGCTGACCCAGGCCCTGGACGTGCGGCCGACCGCGCGCGTCGTCTCCTACTTCGAGGGCAACGAGTCGGCTCGCACGCCGGACCTGGTGGCCGCGCTGGAGGGGGGCGCGCGGGTGTTGCTGGTCACCGACGCCGGCATGCCCTCGGTCTCCGACCCCGGCTACCGCCTCGTCGCCGCCGCCGTCGAGCGCGACATCACCGTCACGGCCGTGCCCGGCCCGTCCGCCGTGCTCACCGCGCTCGCCGTCTCCGGGCTGCCGGTGGACCGCTTCTGCTTCGAGGGCTTCCCGCCGCGCAAGGCCGGCGAGCGGCTCAGCCGGCTGCGCGAGGTCGCGGCCGAGCGCCGCACGCTCGTGTACTTCGAGTCCCCGCACCGGGTGGCCGAGACGCTGCGGGCCATGGCCGAGGTGTTCGGCGCGGACCGGCGGGCGGCCGTGTGCCGGGAGCTGACCAAGACGTACGAGGAGGTCAAGCGGGGCTCGCTGGCCGAGCTGGCCGCGTGGGCCGCCGGTGACGTACGGGGCGAGATCACCCTCGTCGTCGAGGGCGCGCCCGAGCCCGGGCCGCAGGACCTGACCCCCGCCGAGCTGGCCCGCCGGGTCGCGGTCCGCGAGGAGGAGGCGGGGGAGCGGCGCAAGGAGGCCATCGCGGCGGTGGCGGCCGAGACCGGGCTGCCCAAGCGCGAGGTGTTCGACGCGGTGGTGGCGGCGAAGAACGCGGGCTAA
- a CDS encoding sodium:solute symporter family protein, with the protein MHQLAEELRLSVNWLDYSILAIYFVVVLGIGYAARRSVRTSLDFFLSGRSLPAWVTGLAFVAANLGATEILGMAANGAQYGAYTVHWYWIGAIPAMVFLGLVMMPFYYGSKVRSVPEFLLHRFGPSSHLLSSLIFAVSSVLIAGVNLYAMAIVLEALLGWPQWVAIVVAGFFVLGYITLGGLSSAIYNEVLQFFVILAALIPLTVVGLKRVGGWDGLTDSLTGEGREEGTGGEDFLSAWDGTGIGEANALGANWLTIVLGLGFVLSFGYWTTNFAEVQRALSAKNLSAAKRTPLIAAFPKILIPMVVIVPGLIALVMEPTLGKEGSGLEYNDAIPVLMRDLLPNGVLGIAVTGLLAAFMAGMAANVSSFNTVFTNDIWGAYVKKDRPDAYYLATGRWITAIGVVLGMGTAFIAASFSNIMNYLQTLFSFFNVPLFCVFIIGMFWKRSTGPAGFWGLLSGTVAAMLNYFWLYKQQVIDIPSDQGANFVSAIVAFVVGAVVMVAVTLVTRPKPVEQLAGLVYGTRSPGMSEPPAEGDDAWYRKPALLGWGAVILAALCYLPFSL; encoded by the coding sequence ATGCATCAGCTAGCCGAGGAACTCCGGCTCTCCGTCAACTGGCTCGACTACTCCATCCTGGCGATCTACTTCGTCGTCGTGTTGGGCATCGGCTACGCCGCGCGCCGCAGCGTGCGTACGAGCCTCGACTTCTTCCTGTCGGGCAGGTCGCTGCCCGCGTGGGTGACGGGCCTGGCCTTCGTCGCGGCCAACCTGGGCGCGACGGAGATCCTGGGCATGGCGGCGAACGGGGCGCAGTACGGCGCGTACACCGTGCACTGGTACTGGATCGGCGCCATCCCGGCCATGGTCTTCCTGGGCCTGGTGATGATGCCCTTCTACTACGGGTCGAAGGTCCGCTCCGTGCCGGAGTTCCTGCTGCACCGCTTCGGGCCCTCCTCACACCTGCTCAGCTCCCTCATCTTCGCCGTCTCCTCGGTGCTGATCGCCGGCGTCAACCTGTACGCGATGGCGATCGTCCTGGAGGCCCTGCTCGGTTGGCCGCAGTGGGTGGCGATCGTGGTCGCCGGGTTCTTCGTGCTCGGCTACATCACCCTGGGCGGCCTCTCCTCAGCCATCTACAACGAGGTACTCCAGTTCTTCGTCATCCTCGCCGCGCTGATTCCGCTCACCGTCGTCGGGCTCAAGCGGGTCGGCGGCTGGGACGGCCTGACGGACTCGCTGACCGGCGAGGGCCGCGAGGAGGGCACCGGCGGCGAGGACTTCCTCAGCGCCTGGGACGGCACGGGCATCGGCGAGGCCAACGCGCTGGGCGCCAACTGGCTGACCATCGTCCTCGGCCTCGGCTTCGTGCTCAGCTTCGGCTACTGGACGACCAACTTCGCCGAGGTGCAGCGCGCCCTGTCGGCCAAGAACCTCTCGGCCGCCAAGCGCACCCCGCTCATCGCGGCCTTCCCCAAGATCCTCATCCCGATGGTGGTGATCGTGCCGGGCCTGATCGCCCTGGTGATGGAGCCGACGCTGGGCAAGGAGGGCAGCGGGCTGGAGTACAACGACGCCATCCCGGTCCTCATGCGCGACCTGCTGCCCAACGGCGTCCTCGGCATCGCGGTGACCGGCCTGTTGGCGGCGTTCATGGCGGGCATGGCCGCCAACGTCTCGTCCTTCAACACGGTCTTCACCAACGACATCTGGGGCGCGTACGTGAAGAAGGACCGCCCGGACGCGTACTACCTGGCCACCGGGCGCTGGATCACCGCGATCGGCGTCGTGCTCGGCATGGGCACGGCCTTCATCGCCGCCAGCTTCAGCAACATCATGAACTACCTCCAGACCCTGTTCTCCTTCTTCAACGTGCCGCTGTTCTGCGTGTTCATCATCGGCATGTTCTGGAAGCGCTCCACGGGCCCGGCCGGGTTCTGGGGGCTGCTGTCCGGCACGGTGGCCGCGATGCTGAACTACTTCTGGCTGTACAAGCAGCAGGTCATCGACATCCCCTCCGACCAGGGCGCCAACTTCGTCTCGGCGATCGTGGCCTTCGTCGTCGGCGCGGTGGTGATGGTGGCCGTCACGCTGGTGACCAGGCCCAAGCCGGTGGAGCAACTGGCGGGCCTGGTCTACGGAACACGCTCGCCCGGCATGTCGGAGCCGCCCGCCGAGGGCGACGACGCGTGGTACCGCAAGCCCGCGCTGCTCGGCTGGGGCGCGGTCATCCTGGCCGCGCTGTGCTACCTCCCCTTCTCCCTGTGA
- the galT gene encoding galactose-1-phosphate uridylyltransferase — MKKTSTRLADGRELIYYDSRDDVVRDDRDPRPLEAVTTSSEIRADRLLGDRVAIASHRQTRTYHPPADACPLCPSRPAAPEEGRAARHSEIPATDYDVVVFENRFPSLAGDAGRCEVVCFTADHDASFADLTEERAALVLAAWRDRTAELSQLPAVEQVFCFENRGAEIGVTLGHPHGQIYAYPFVTPRTARMLESLAAHRERTGGRNLFDDVVADELADGRRVVIDAEHWAAFVPYAAHWPYEVHLYPRRRVPDLLALGEAARAEFPRVYLELLRRFDRLFGPDEPPTPYVSAWHQAPLGAPDRAEFALHLELFTIRRTSGKLKFLAGSESGMNVFINDVPPEAAAQRLREVAST, encoded by the coding sequence GTGAAGAAGACGTCGACCCGCCTCGCGGATGGGCGCGAACTGATCTACTACGACTCCCGCGACGACGTGGTGCGCGACGACCGGGACCCGCGGCCGCTGGAGGCGGTCACCACCTCGTCCGAGATCCGGGCCGACCGGCTGCTCGGCGACCGCGTCGCCATCGCCTCGCACCGCCAGACGCGTACCTACCACCCGCCCGCCGACGCCTGCCCGCTGTGCCCCTCGCGCCCGGCCGCCCCGGAGGAGGGCCGCGCGGCCCGGCACAGCGAGATCCCCGCCACCGACTACGACGTCGTCGTCTTCGAGAACCGCTTCCCCTCGCTGGCCGGCGACGCCGGGCGCTGCGAGGTGGTCTGCTTCACCGCCGACCACGACGCCTCCTTCGCCGACCTCACCGAGGAGCGGGCCGCCCTCGTCCTGGCCGCCTGGCGCGACCGCACCGCCGAACTGTCCCAACTGCCCGCCGTCGAGCAGGTCTTCTGCTTCGAGAACCGGGGCGCCGAGATCGGCGTGACCCTCGGCCACCCGCACGGCCAGATCTACGCGTACCCCTTCGTCACCCCGCGCACCGCGCGCATGCTGGAGTCGTTGGCCGCGCACCGTGAGCGCACCGGCGGCCGGAACCTGTTCGACGACGTGGTCGCCGACGAGCTGGCCGACGGGCGCCGCGTCGTCATCGACGCCGAGCACTGGGCGGCCTTCGTCCCCTACGCCGCCCACTGGCCGTACGAGGTGCACCTCTACCCCCGGCGCCGGGTGCCCGACCTGCTGGCCCTGGGGGAGGCGGCGCGCGCCGAGTTCCCGCGGGTCTACCTGGAGCTGCTGCGCCGCTTCGACCGCCTCTTCGGCCCCGACGAACCGCCCACGCCCTACGTCTCGGCCTGGCACCAGGCGCCGCTGGGCGCCCCCGACCGCGCCGAGTTCGCGCTTCACCTTGAGCTTTTCACCATCCGAAGGACTTCCGGCAAGCTGAAGTTCCTCGCGGGTTCCGAATCCGGCATGAATGTGTTCATCAACGATGTGCCGCCGGAGGCCGCGGCGCAGCGACTGCGAGAGGTAGCGAGCACGTGA
- a CDS encoding TatD family hydrolase, whose amino-acid sequence MAETAHTSTNGGAPAAPGGGKGGAGRSKDAPPPLPEPLRVAVADSHTHLDMQRGTVDEALAKAASVGVTTVVQVGCDLAGSRWAAETAAAYEAVWATVALHPNEAPRLVLGDPEGNQSGGGRPRPARPAGGDAALDEALAEIDALAALPQVRGVGETGLDYFRTGPEGVAAQQLSFRRHIDIAKRHGKALVIHDREAHDDVLRVLDEEGAPETVVFHCYSGDAAMARICAEHGYYLSFAGNVTFKNAQPLRDALAVAPLDRVLVETDAPFLTPMPYRGRPNAPYLIPLTLRAMADVRGIGEDELATAVAANTARAFGY is encoded by the coding sequence ATGGCGGAGACGGCACACACCAGCACCAACGGCGGCGCTCCCGCCGCCCCGGGCGGCGGCAAGGGGGGCGCTGGCCGGTCCAAGGACGCGCCCCCGCCGCTGCCGGAGCCCCTGCGGGTGGCGGTGGCCGACTCGCACACCCACCTGGACATGCAGCGGGGCACGGTGGACGAGGCGTTGGCCAAGGCCGCGTCGGTCGGGGTGACGACGGTCGTCCAGGTCGGCTGCGACCTGGCGGGTTCGCGCTGGGCGGCCGAGACGGCCGCCGCGTACGAGGCCGTGTGGGCCACCGTGGCCCTGCACCCGAACGAGGCCCCGCGCCTCGTGCTCGGCGACCCCGAGGGGAACCAGTCGGGCGGCGGGCGGCCGCGCCCGGCGCGCCCGGCCGGCGGCGACGCCGCGCTGGACGAGGCCCTGGCGGAGATCGACGCGCTGGCGGCGCTGCCGCAGGTGCGCGGCGTCGGCGAGACGGGGCTCGACTACTTCCGCACCGGCCCGGAGGGCGTGGCCGCCCAGCAACTTTCCTTCCGCCGCCACATCGACATCGCCAAGCGGCACGGCAAGGCGCTCGTCATCCACGACCGCGAGGCCCACGACGACGTGCTGCGGGTGCTGGACGAGGAGGGCGCGCCCGAGACGGTCGTCTTCCACTGCTACTCGGGCGACGCCGCGATGGCGCGGATCTGCGCGGAGCACGGCTACTACCTGTCCTTCGCCGGGAACGTCACGTTCAAGAACGCCCAGCCGCTGCGCGACGCGCTCGCCGTCGCACCGCTGGACCGGGTCCTGGTCGAGACGGACGCCCCGTTCCTGACCCCGATGCCCTACCGGGGTCGCCCCAACGCCCCGTACCTGATCCCGCTGACCCTGCGCGCCATGGCCGACGTGCGCGGGATCGGCGAGGACGAGTTGGCCACGGCCGTGGCCGCCAACACGGCGCGCGCCTTCGGCTACTGA
- a CDS encoding 4-(cytidine 5'-diphospho)-2-C-methyl-D-erythritol kinase → MIDSIAVRVPAKVNAQLAVGGRRPDGFHDLANVFLAVGLYDEITVTPADELRITVEGPDADQVPRDRTNLAARAAELLAARHGIEPKVRIHIAKDIPVAGGMAGGSADGAGALLACDALWNTGARREELLDICAELGSDVPFSLVGGAALGRGRGELLTPLAVGGTFHWVFAVADGGLSTPAVYGECDRLRAERGTGDTIDDVPAPEPSAALLDALRAGDATELAAALAAGPDGSSNDLQAAAVSLRPSLADTLRAGTEAGALASLVSGSGPTCAFLAKDAASAQQVATALAASGTCRTARVATSPADGATVVREDRRAPSA, encoded by the coding sequence GTGATCGACTCCATCGCCGTTCGCGTCCCGGCCAAGGTCAACGCCCAGCTCGCGGTGGGTGGCCGCAGGCCGGACGGATTCCACGACCTGGCCAACGTCTTCCTCGCCGTCGGCCTGTACGACGAGATCACGGTCACCCCGGCCGACGAGCTGCGGATCACGGTCGAGGGCCCGGACGCCGACCAGGTGCCCCGCGACCGTACGAACCTCGCCGCCCGGGCCGCCGAACTGCTCGCCGCCCGGCACGGGATCGAGCCGAAGGTGCGTATCCACATCGCCAAGGACATCCCGGTCGCCGGCGGCATGGCCGGCGGCAGCGCGGACGGCGCCGGCGCGCTGCTGGCCTGCGACGCGTTGTGGAACACCGGCGCGAGGCGTGAGGAACTCCTCGACATCTGCGCCGAACTGGGCAGCGACGTGCCGTTCAGCCTGGTGGGCGGGGCCGCGCTGGGCCGGGGCCGCGGCGAACTGCTCACCCCGCTCGCCGTCGGCGGCACCTTCCACTGGGTCTTCGCCGTGGCGGACGGCGGGCTCTCGACGCCCGCCGTCTACGGCGAGTGCGACCGGCTGCGCGCCGAGCGCGGCACCGGCGACACCATCGACGACGTGCCGGCGCCCGAGCCGTCGGCCGCCCTCCTCGACGCGCTGCGCGCCGGCGACGCCACCGAGCTCGCCGCCGCCCTGGCCGCGGGCCCGGACGGCTCCAGCAACGATCTGCAGGCCGCGGCGGTCTCGCTGCGCCCCTCCCTCGCCGACACCCTGCGGGCCGGCACCGAGGCGGGCGCGCTCGCCTCGCTGGTCTCCGGCTCCGGCCCGACCTGCGCCTTCCTGGCCAAGGACGCGGCGAGCGCACAGCAGGTGGCCACGGCGCTCGCCGCCTCCGGCACCTGCCGCACGGCCCGCGTTGCCACCAGCCCGGCCGACGGCGCCACGGTCGTACGCGAGGACCGCCGGGCCCCGAGCGCCTGA
- a CDS encoding ABC-F family ATP-binding cassette domain-containing protein, which translates to MATNLVNLETVSKVYGTRALLDGISLGVNEGDRIGVVGRNGDGKTTLIRMLAKLEEADQGRVTHSGGLRLGVLTQHDSLDPAATVRHEVIGDLADHEWAGNARIRDVLTGLFGGLDLPGFGQGLDTVIGPLSGGERRRIALAKLLIGEPELIVLDEPTNHLDVEGISWLAGHLRARRSALVVVTHDRWFLDQVCTRMWDVQRGQVHEYEGGYSDYVFARAERERIAATEEAKRQNLMRKELAWLRRGAPARTSKPRFRIEAANALIADVPPPRDSAELMKFANSRLGKTVFDLEDVTIQAGPKTLLKHLTWQLGPGDRIGLVGVNGAGKTSLLRAMDRAARTEGEEQPAAGRIAVGKTVRLAYLSQEVGELDPTWRVLQAVEQVRQRVDLGKGREMTASQLCEHFGFAKEKQWTPVADLSGGERRRLQILRLLMDEPNVLFLDEPTNDLDIETLTQLEDLLDGWPGSLVVISHDRYFIERTTDRVLALLGDATLRMLPRGVDEYLERRQRARATAAAPAAPAGPAAGAGGGDKDRPREKSAGELRAAQKELQRIERRLDKISEQETTLHAQIAEHATDFERVAELDGKLRELSGERDELESRWLELADDA; encoded by the coding sequence ATGGCAACGAACCTCGTCAATCTGGAAACCGTGAGCAAGGTGTACGGCACCCGTGCCCTGCTCGACGGGATCTCCCTCGGCGTCAATGAGGGCGACCGGATCGGCGTCGTCGGCCGCAACGGAGACGGCAAGACCACCCTCATCCGGATGCTCGCCAAGCTGGAGGAGGCCGACCAGGGGCGCGTCACGCACTCCGGTGGGCTGCGGCTCGGCGTGCTGACCCAGCACGACTCGCTCGACCCGGCCGCCACCGTGCGGCACGAGGTGATCGGCGACCTCGCCGACCACGAGTGGGCGGGCAACGCCAGGATCCGCGACGTGCTGACCGGCCTGTTCGGCGGGCTCGACCTGCCCGGCTTCGGGCAGGGCCTGGACACCGTGATCGGCCCGCTCTCCGGTGGCGAGCGGCGCCGCATCGCGCTCGCCAAGCTGCTCATCGGCGAGCCCGAACTGATCGTCCTGGACGAGCCGACCAACCACCTCGACGTGGAGGGCATCTCCTGGCTCGCCGGCCACCTGCGGGCCCGCCGCTCGGCGCTGGTGGTCGTCACCCACGACCGCTGGTTCCTCGACCAGGTCTGCACCCGCATGTGGGACGTGCAGCGCGGCCAGGTGCACGAGTACGAGGGCGGCTACAGCGACTACGTCTTCGCGCGCGCCGAGCGCGAGCGCATCGCGGCCACCGAGGAGGCCAAGCGGCAGAACCTGATGCGCAAGGAGCTGGCCTGGCTGCGGCGCGGCGCCCCGGCCCGTACCAGCAAGCCGCGCTTCCGCATCGAGGCGGCCAACGCGCTGATCGCCGACGTGCCGCCGCCCCGGGACAGCGCCGAGCTGATGAAGTTCGCCAACTCCCGGCTGGGCAAGACCGTCTTCGACCTGGAGGACGTGACCATCCAGGCCGGGCCGAAGACCCTGCTCAAGCACCTGACCTGGCAGCTCGGGCCCGGCGACCGGATCGGCCTGGTCGGCGTCAACGGCGCGGGCAAGACCTCGCTGCTGCGCGCCATGGACCGGGCCGCCCGCACCGAGGGCGAGGAGCAGCCGGCGGCGGGCCGGATCGCGGTCGGCAAGACCGTACGGCTGGCCTACCTGTCGCAGGAGGTCGGCGAACTCGACCCCACCTGGCGGGTCCTGCAGGCCGTCGAGCAGGTGCGGCAACGCGTCGACCTGGGCAAGGGCCGCGAGATGACCGCCTCGCAACTGTGCGAGCACTTCGGCTTCGCCAAGGAGAAGCAGTGGACGCCGGTCGCCGACCTGTCCGGCGGTGAGCGGCGCCGGCTGCAGATCCTGCGGCTGCTGATGGACGAGCCCAACGTGCTCTTCCTGGACGAGCCGACCAACGACCTCGACATCGAGACGCTGACCCAGCTTGAGGACCTGCTCGACGGCTGGCCCGGCTCGCTCGTGGTGATCAGCCACGACCGGTACTTCATCGAGCGCACCACCGACCGCGTCCTGGCGCTGCTCGGCGACGCCACGCTGCGGATGCTGCCGCGCGGCGTCGACGAGTACCTGGAGCGCCGCCAGCGCGCGCGGGCGACCGCCGCCGCGCCGGCCGCCCCCGCGGGCCCGGCCGCCGGCGCCGGTGGCGGTGACAAGGACCGGCCACGGGAGAAGTCGGCGGGCGAGCTGCGCGCGGCGCAGAAGGAGTTGCAGCGCATCGAGCGCCGCCTCGACAAGATCAGCGAGCAGGAGACCACGCTGCACGCCCAGATCGCCGAGCACGCCACCGACTTCGAGCGCGTCGCCGAACTCGACGGCAAGCTACGGGAGCTGTCGGGCGAACGGGACGAACTGGAATCGCGCTGGCTGGAACTGGCCGACGACGCGTGA
- the galK gene encoding galactokinase, with amino-acid sequence MAAAVAGFRAAHGAEPAGVWAAPGRVNLIGEHTDTSGGLAMPFALPHTTLAAASPRPDGVLRLHSADAPGGAVELTVDALDPAAGGGWAAYPAGVVWAMREAGLPVGGADVHFTSTVPTGAGLSSSAALEVATASALNDLYGLGLTAERVAGLAQRAENGFVGVPCGIMDQMASACCVPGHALYLDTRSLAHRAVPFDVAADGLRLLVVDTRVQHELGDGAYANRHAACELGARRLGVPALRDVAYEELGAALEKLADDPVVRRRVRHVVTENRRVEEVIALLEAADTRAIGPVLTAGHASLRDDFEVSCAELDLVVEAANAAGALGARMTGGGFGGSAIALVPDAAADAVAAAVAEAFAAAGFRAPRIFPAAPAAGARRLPTD; translated from the coding sequence GTGGCGGCGGCCGTCGCCGGCTTCCGCGCGGCGCACGGCGCCGAACCGGCCGGTGTGTGGGCCGCGCCGGGCCGGGTGAACCTGATCGGCGAGCACACCGACACCAGCGGCGGCCTGGCCATGCCGTTCGCGCTGCCGCACACGACGCTGGCCGCCGCGTCGCCCCGCCCGGACGGGGTGCTGCGGCTGCACTCGGCCGACGCCCCGGGCGGCGCGGTGGAGCTGACCGTCGACGCGCTGGACCCGGCCGCCGGGGGCGGCTGGGCGGCCTACCCGGCCGGAGTGGTGTGGGCCATGCGGGAGGCGGGGCTGCCGGTCGGCGGGGCCGACGTGCACTTCACCAGCACCGTGCCCACCGGCGCCGGCCTCTCCTCGTCGGCGGCCCTCGAGGTGGCCACGGCGAGCGCGCTGAACGACCTGTACGGCCTCGGCCTCACCGCCGAGCGCGTGGCCGGGCTCGCCCAACGGGCCGAGAACGGCTTCGTCGGGGTGCCCTGCGGAATCATGGACCAGATGGCGTCCGCCTGCTGCGTCCCGGGCCACGCGCTCTACCTGGACACCCGTAGCCTGGCCCACCGCGCCGTCCCCTTCGACGTGGCGGCCGACGGGCTGCGGCTGCTGGTGGTCGACACCCGGGTCCAACACGAGCTGGGCGACGGCGCGTACGCCAACCGGCACGCCGCCTGCGAGCTCGGCGCGCGGCGGCTCGGCGTGCCGGCGCTGCGGGACGTGGCGTACGAGGAGTTGGGCGCCGCCCTGGAGAAGCTGGCCGACGACCCCGTCGTACGGCGCCGGGTGCGGCACGTGGTGACCGAGAACCGCCGGGTCGAGGAGGTCATCGCCCTCCTTGAGGCGGCGGACACCCGGGCGATCGGGCCGGTGTTGACCGCCGGTCACGCCTCGCTCCGGGACGACTTCGAGGTCTCCTGCGCCGAACTCGACCTGGTGGTGGAGGCGGCGAACGCGGCGGGCGCGCTCGGCGCGCGGATGACCGGCGGCGGTTTCGGCGGCAGCGCCATCGCCCTGGTGCCGGACGCGGCGGCGGACGCGGTCGCCGCGGCCGTCGCCGAGGCGTTCGCGGCGGCGGGCTTCCGCGCCCCGCGGATCTTCCCGGCGGCCCCCGCCGCCGGCGCGCGCCGGCTCCCGACCGACTGA
- the galE gene encoding UDP-glucose 4-epimerase GalE gives MSNGQKYLVTGGAGYVGSVVAAHLLAAGHQVTVLDDLSTGHRVGVPEGAEFIEGRVQDAARWLDASYDGVLHFAASSQVGESVVRPEKYWTNNVGGTMALLAAMRDAGVRTLVFSSTAATYGEPTATPIVEDAATAPTNPYGASKLAVDHMISGECGAHGLAAVSLRYFNVAGAYGRYGERHDPESHLIPLILQVAQGKREAISVFGDDYPTPDGTCVRDYIHVADLAEAHLLALTAATAGEHLICNLGNGNGFSVREVIETVRKVTGHPVPEVVAARRGGDPAVLVASAERARDRLGWQPTRADLAGIVEDAWEFAQRKERESA, from the coding sequence GTGAGCAACGGACAGAAGTACCTGGTCACCGGCGGAGCGGGATACGTCGGGAGCGTGGTCGCGGCACATCTGCTGGCGGCCGGGCACCAGGTGACCGTCCTGGACGACCTGTCCACCGGGCACCGGGTGGGCGTGCCCGAGGGCGCCGAGTTCATCGAGGGGCGCGTCCAGGACGCGGCGCGCTGGCTGGACGCCTCGTACGACGGCGTGCTCCACTTCGCGGCGTCCTCGCAGGTCGGCGAGTCGGTCGTACGCCCCGAGAAGTACTGGACGAACAACGTCGGCGGCACCATGGCGCTGCTGGCCGCGATGCGCGACGCGGGCGTGCGCACCCTCGTCTTCTCCTCCACGGCCGCCACCTACGGCGAGCCCACCGCGACGCCCATCGTCGAGGACGCGGCGACCGCGCCCACCAACCCGTACGGCGCCAGCAAGCTGGCCGTGGACCACATGATCAGCGGCGAGTGCGGCGCGCACGGCCTGGCCGCCGTCTCGCTGCGCTACTTCAACGTCGCCGGCGCCTACGGCCGCTACGGCGAGCGCCACGACCCCGAGTCGCACCTGATCCCGCTGATCCTCCAGGTCGCCCAGGGCAAGCGGGAGGCGATCTCCGTCTTCGGCGACGACTACCCGACGCCGGACGGCACCTGCGTGCGCGACTACATCCACGTCGCCGACCTCGCCGAGGCCCACCTGCTCGCCCTCACCGCCGCCACCGCCGGCGAGCACCTGATCTGCAACCTCGGCAACGGCAACGGCTTCTCGGTGCGCGAGGTCATCGAGACGGTGCGCAAGGTCACCGGGCACCCGGTGCCCGAGGTGGTCGCCGCGCGCCGGGGCGGCGACCCGGCGGTGCTCGTCGCCTCCGCCGAGCGCGCCAGGGACCGGCTCGGCTGGCAGCCCACCCGCGCCGACCTGGCCGGGATCGTCGAGGACGCCTGGGAGTTCGCCCAGCGCAAGGAGCGGGAGAGCGCGTGA
- the rsmA gene encoding 16S rRNA (adenine(1518)-N(6)/adenine(1519)-N(6))-dimethyltransferase RsmA, giving the protein MLGPADVRELAAALGVRPTKQRGQNFVIDANTVRRIIRTAEVRPDDAVVEVGPGLGSLTLALLEAAEWVTAVEIDDVLAAALPGTVAARLPERAEHFALVHSDAMRVTELPGPPPTALVANLPYNVAVPVLLHMLATFPSIERTLVMVQAEVADRLAAPPGSKVYGVPSVKAAWYAEVRRAGAIGRNVFWPAPNVDSGLVSLVRRAAPPRTSATRAEVFAVVDAAFAQRRKTLRAALAGWAGSAAAAEAALVAAGVSPQARGESLTVEEFAAIAEHGPGK; this is encoded by the coding sequence CTGCTCGGGCCCGCCGACGTCCGCGAACTGGCCGCCGCGCTCGGGGTGCGCCCCACCAAGCAGCGCGGCCAGAACTTCGTGATCGACGCCAACACGGTGCGCCGCATCATCCGCACCGCCGAGGTGCGGCCGGACGACGCGGTGGTGGAGGTCGGCCCCGGGCTCGGCTCGCTCACCCTCGCGCTGCTCGAAGCGGCCGAGTGGGTCACGGCGGTGGAGATCGACGACGTGCTCGCCGCGGCGCTGCCCGGCACCGTGGCCGCCCGGTTGCCGGAGCGTGCCGAGCACTTCGCGCTCGTGCACTCCGACGCCATGCGCGTCACCGAACTGCCCGGGCCGCCCCCCACCGCACTGGTCGCCAACCTGCCGTACAACGTCGCCGTGCCCGTCCTGCTGCACATGCTCGCGACCTTCCCCAGCATCGAGCGGACGCTGGTCATGGTGCAGGCCGAGGTGGCCGACCGGCTCGCGGCGCCGCCCGGCTCCAAGGTGTACGGGGTGCCGTCGGTGAAGGCCGCCTGGTACGCGGAGGTCAGGCGGGCCGGCGCGATCGGCCGTAACGTCTTCTGGCCCGCCCCGAACGTGGACTCCGGCCTCGTCTCGCTGGTCCGCCGCGCCGCGCCGCCGCGCACCAGCGCCACGCGCGCCGAGGTCTTCGCGGTCGTGGACGCCGCGTTCGCGCAGCGCCGCAAGACGTTGCGGGCCGCGCTCGCCGGATGGGCCGGTTCGGCCGCCGCCGCCGAGGCGGCGCTCGTGGCCGCCGGGGTGTCGCCGCAGGCGCGCGGCGAGTCGCTGACGGTGGAGGAGTTCGCGGCGATCGCGGAGCACGGCCCCGGCAAGTGA